Proteins encoded together in one bacterium window:
- a CDS encoding phosphate/phosphite/phosphonate ABC transporter substrate-binding protein, which produces MKRLFFLASIIFFPIAIWTENSMAEDTIKIGYMICNDLKETSGRFDPLTNFLSQKLGRKFEAVYLNTYEIEDVFRDKKIDFVHANSVIYIILKENYNAKLILGEKSGTGGKDSAGIIIVRNDSDIKTVSGLKNKRFVFGPSFSTDGFYCVYDLLKQNGLDPEIDLGYYAIPFGSFKHDKVLYAVYYKAFDAGAARLDDVKDAVKEKKFEPGDFRIIAKSEMVPYCTLAARKEIDDGLIKQVKNVLLGLKPDDTGIDANGERLLVLKRGWIDGFVEVNDKDYDILRKMAKRAELPPYEKY; this is translated from the coding sequence ATGAAAAGATTATTTTTCCTAGCATCTATAATATTTTTTCCAATCGCCATCTGGACGGAAAATTCCATGGCTGAAGACACAATAAAAATCGGCTATATGATTTGTAACGATTTAAAAGAAACAAGCGGCCGGTTCGACCCTTTGACGAACTTTTTAAGCCAGAAATTAGGGAGAAAGTTTGAGGCGGTTTATCTAAATACTTATGAAATCGAAGATGTCTTTCGTGATAAAAAGATAGATTTTGTCCATGCCAATTCTGTTATTTATATTATTTTAAAAGAAAATTATAATGCCAAACTGATTTTGGGAGAGAAAAGCGGGACAGGGGGAAAAGACAGCGCGGGAATAATTATTGTCCGTAATGATAGTGATATAAAGACTGTTTCAGGCTTAAAAAATAAAAGGTTTGTTTTTGGCCCAAGTTTTTCCACGGACGGTTTTTATTGTGTTTATGATTTGCTCAAACAGAACGGTCTCGATCCTGAAATAGATTTAGGTTATTATGCAATCCCTTTTGGCTCGTTTAAACATGATAAAGTTCTCTATGCTGTTTATTATAAGGCCTTTGATGCCGGCGCTGCCCGGCTGGATGACGTCAAAGATGCCGTAAAGGAAAAGAAATTTGAACCGGGTGATTTTCGTATTATTGCCAAATCAGAAATGGTCCCTTATTGTACCCTGGCCGCCAGAAAAGAGATTGATGACGGTTTGATTAAACAGGTAAAGAATGTTCTTTTGGGGTTGAAACCAGACGATACAGGAATAGACGCGAATGGAGAGCGTTTGTTAGTATTAAAACGCGGCTGGATTGACGGTTTTGTAGAGGTTAATGATAAAGATTATGACATTCTTCGTAAAATGGCAAAGCGGGCGGAACTTCCGCCTTATGAAAAATATTAA